A genomic segment from Nonomuraea helvata encodes:
- the smc gene encoding chromosome segregation protein SMC, whose protein sequence is MYLKTLTLRGFKSFASATALRFEPGITCVVGPNGSGKSNVVDALAWVMGEHSAKSLRGGKMEDVIFAGTSSRPPLGRAEVTLTIDNSDGALPIDYTEVTISRLMFRSGQSEYAINGDTCRLLDIQELLSDSGIGREMHVIVGQGQLDTVLHAGPEDRRAFIEEAAGVLKHRKRKEKALRKLDAMQANLTRVQDLATELRRQLKPLGRQAEIARKAAVIQADLRDARLRLLADDVGILRTTLEREAADEAAVMARRHQVETELAEGQQREAALEAAEAETQPRLAAAQETYFRLSSLRERITGLAQLAAERHRHALDAAAIERRGRDPEDLEREAAEVRESELILRAELEQAQELLDEAVQRRAEAEAGLSVEEQRLALAARAAADRREGLAKLRGQVDSVRSRARAAEEEIGRLRQAVTDAADRERRAREDLEAQRLEEPAVDPALAEELATAQALVEEARAVADEARAAAEETKSGLDAPRAALQVAKSGVATARAADQEAQRSVAALVARRDALELGLAKGDGGAALLDADLAGVLGPLAASMQVAPGAELAVAAVLGPVAEAIAVKTLDTAVEALGLLRAQGSGQATLLVALPGGADGEAGHTGGGDRSTRTAAPEGGQWAADLVTVPDHLRPALDHILADVVVVDDLEAARAVVRRHSGLRAVTRTGDLVGAHLASGGAEGGTSVLQVRAALDEAVRDLEEAERRAEETAEAQDEAIEREQAAQGALETAQAKVNEAQTAVTTAQAGVSAAQGALDQVRSRQREADQRNAAAAKRLAQLEAAANAAHDEAERLATSVTRAEESRTEGLEELAELEIRLAEAEYAQELESEPTTEVRDDLASACEAARQREMETRLQVRTAEERVKGIEGRADGLVRAAQRERQERAQAAAQRARRRRQAAVAESVGKGAKQVLQALESSIQLASRERDEADLARVAVDAELKQVRLRVRELGQELDKLVNRAHGSEVARTEQRLRLEQMEQRALEEFGVEVETLISEYGPEAPVPGDPPVPYVREEQEKRARAAERQMNQLGKVNPLALEEFAALEERHAFLNSQLEDLKKTRRDLLTVVKEVDDRVEQMFASAFEDVAREFEQIFGRVFPGGDGRLVLTEPNDMLTTGIEVEARPPGKKVKRLSLLSGGERSLTAVAFLVSIFKARPSPFYVMDEVEAALDDTNTQRLLMLFEELRQSSQLIVITHNKRTMEIADALYGVSMRGDGVTQVVSQRLRERESA, encoded by the coding sequence TTGTATTTGAAGACCCTCACCCTGCGCGGCTTCAAGTCCTTCGCCTCCGCGACCGCCCTCCGTTTCGAACCGGGCATCACCTGCGTCGTCGGGCCCAACGGCTCGGGCAAGTCCAACGTCGTCGACGCCCTGGCCTGGGTCATGGGCGAGCACAGCGCCAAGTCGCTGCGCGGCGGCAAGATGGAGGACGTCATCTTCGCCGGCACCTCCTCCAGGCCGCCGCTCGGGCGCGCCGAGGTGACGCTGACCATCGACAACTCCGACGGCGCGCTGCCGATCGACTACACCGAGGTCACGATCAGCCGGCTGATGTTCAGGTCGGGGCAGAGCGAATACGCGATCAACGGCGACACCTGCCGCCTGCTCGACATCCAGGAGCTGCTGTCCGACTCGGGCATCGGCCGGGAGATGCACGTGATCGTCGGTCAGGGCCAGCTCGACACCGTGCTGCACGCGGGGCCGGAGGACCGGCGGGCGTTCATCGAAGAGGCCGCAGGCGTGCTCAAGCACCGCAAGCGCAAGGAAAAGGCGCTGCGCAAGCTCGACGCCATGCAGGCCAACCTGACCCGGGTGCAGGACCTCGCCACCGAGCTGCGCCGCCAGCTCAAGCCGCTGGGCCGCCAGGCCGAGATCGCCCGCAAGGCCGCCGTCATCCAGGCCGACCTGCGTGACGCCCGGCTGCGGCTGCTGGCCGACGACGTGGGCATCCTGCGTACGACGCTGGAGCGCGAGGCGGCCGACGAGGCGGCCGTCATGGCCCGGCGCCACCAGGTGGAGACCGAGCTGGCCGAGGGCCAGCAGCGCGAGGCGGCGCTGGAGGCCGCCGAGGCCGAGACGCAGCCGCGGCTGGCCGCCGCGCAGGAGACGTACTTCCGGCTCTCGTCGCTGCGCGAGCGCATCACCGGCCTGGCGCAGCTCGCCGCCGAACGCCACCGCCACGCGCTCGACGCCGCCGCCATCGAGCGCCGCGGCCGCGACCCCGAGGACCTCGAACGCGAGGCGGCCGAGGTCCGCGAGAGCGAGCTGATCCTCAGGGCCGAGCTGGAGCAGGCGCAGGAGCTGCTGGACGAGGCCGTCCAGCGGCGCGCCGAGGCCGAGGCCGGGCTGAGCGTCGAGGAGCAGCGGCTCGCCCTGGCCGCCAGGGCCGCCGCCGACCGCCGCGAGGGGCTGGCCAAGCTGCGCGGGCAGGTCGATTCCGTACGGAGCCGGGCGCGGGCCGCCGAGGAGGAGATCGGCCGGCTCCGGCAGGCCGTGACCGACGCGGCCGACCGCGAGCGGCGGGCCAGGGAGGACCTGGAGGCGCAGCGGCTGGAGGAGCCCGCGGTCGATCCCGCGCTCGCCGAGGAGCTCGCCACCGCGCAGGCCCTGGTGGAGGAGGCCAGAGCGGTCGCCGACGAGGCGCGTGCGGCGGCGGAGGAGACCAAGTCGGGTCTCGACGCGCCGCGCGCCGCCCTGCAGGTCGCCAAGTCGGGGGTGGCCACAGCGCGCGCCGCCGACCAGGAGGCGCAGCGGTCCGTGGCCGCTCTGGTCGCCCGGCGCGACGCCCTGGAGCTGGGGCTCGCCAAGGGCGACGGCGGCGCGGCCCTGCTCGACGCGGACCTGGCCGGGGTGCTGGGGCCGCTGGCGGCCTCGATGCAGGTCGCGCCCGGTGCCGAGCTGGCGGTGGCGGCCGTGCTGGGCCCCGTGGCCGAGGCGATCGCGGTGAAGACCCTCGACACGGCCGTCGAGGCGCTCGGTCTGCTGCGCGCCCAGGGCTCGGGCCAGGCGACCCTCCTGGTGGCCCTCCCCGGAGGCGCCGACGGCGAGGCGGGCCACACCGGCGGCGGCGACCGGAGCACGCGCACGGCCGCTCCTGAGGGCGGTCAGTGGGCCGCCGACCTCGTCACGGTCCCCGACCACCTGCGGCCCGCCCTCGACCACATCCTCGCGGACGTCGTGGTCGTGGACGACCTCGAGGCCGCCCGCGCGGTGGTCCGGCGGCACTCCGGTCTCAGGGCCGTCACCAGGACAGGTGACCTGGTGGGCGCGCACCTGGCCAGCGGCGGCGCCGAGGGCGGCACTTCGGTGCTCCAGGTGCGGGCCGCGCTCGACGAGGCCGTCAGGGATCTGGAGGAGGCCGAGCGCAGGGCGGAGGAGACGGCCGAGGCCCAGGACGAGGCGATCGAGCGGGAGCAGGCGGCCCAGGGGGCGCTGGAGACCGCCCAGGCCAAGGTCAACGAGGCCCAGACCGCCGTCACCACCGCACAGGCGGGCGTCAGCGCCGCGCAGGGCGCCCTCGACCAGGTCAGGAGCCGCCAGCGGGAGGCCGACCAGCGCAACGCCGCCGCCGCCAAGCGCCTGGCCCAGCTGGAGGCCGCCGCCAACGCCGCCCACGACGAGGCGGAGCGCCTCGCCACGAGCGTGACCAGGGCGGAGGAGTCCCGTACCGAGGGCCTGGAGGAGCTGGCCGAGCTGGAGATCCGCCTGGCCGAGGCCGAGTACGCCCAGGAGCTGGAGTCCGAGCCCACCACCGAGGTCCGCGACGACCTGGCGAGCGCCTGCGAGGCCGCGAGGCAGCGCGAGATGGAGACCCGCCTGCAGGTCCGCACCGCCGAGGAGCGCGTCAAGGGCATCGAGGGCCGCGCCGACGGCCTCGTCAGGGCCGCCCAGCGTGAGCGCCAGGAGCGCGCCCAGGCGGCCGCTCAGCGCGCCAGGCGCCGCCGGCAGGCTGCCGTGGCCGAGTCCGTCGGCAAGGGCGCCAAGCAGGTGCTCCAAGCGCTCGAGTCGTCCATCCAGCTCGCCTCCAGGGAGCGCGACGAGGCCGATCTGGCCAGGGTCGCCGTCGACGCCGAGCTCAAGCAGGTCCGCCTCCGCGTACGCGAGCTCGGCCAGGAGCTCGACAAGCTGGTCAACCGCGCGCACGGCAGCGAGGTCGCCCGCACCGAGCAGCGGTTGCGGCTGGAGCAGATGGAGCAGCGGGCGCTGGAGGAGTTCGGGGTCGAGGTGGAGACGCTGATCTCCGAGTACGGCCCCGAGGCCCCGGTCCCCGGCGACCCGCCCGTGCCGTACGTGCGCGAGGAGCAGGAGAAGCGGGCCAGGGCCGCCGAGCGGCAGATGAACCAGCTCGGCAAGGTCAACCCGCTCGCGCTGGAGGAGTTCGCGGCGCTTGAGGAGCGGCACGCGTTCCTCAACTCCCAGCTCGAAGACCTCAAGAAGACCAGGCGCGACCTGCTGACCGTGGTCAAGGAGGTCGACGACCGGGTGGAGCAGATGTTCGCCTCGGCGTTCGAGGACGTGGCCAGGGAGTTCGAGCAGATCTTCGGCAGGGTGTTCCCCGGCGGCGACGGCCGGCTCGTGCTGACCGAGCCCAACGACATGCTGACCACCGGCATCGAGGTCGAGGCCAGGCCGCCGGGCAAGAAGGTCAAGCGGCTGTCGCTGCTGTCGGGCGGCGAGCGGTCGCTGACCGCCGTGGCGTTCCTGGTCTCGATCTTCAAGGCGCGGCCCTCGCCGTTCTACGTGATGGACGAGGTCGAGGCCGCGCTCGACGACACGAACACGCAGCGGCTGCTGATGCTGTTCGAGGAGCTGCGGCAGAGCTCGCAGCTGATCGTCATCACGCACAACAAGCGCACGATGGAGATCGCCGACGCGCTCTACGGCGTCTCGATGCGCGGTGACGGCGTGACGCAGGTGGTCAGCCAGCGGCTGCGGGAGCGCGAGTCGGCCTGA
- a CDS encoding acylphosphatase, which yields MQENGENARLTAWVRGRVQGVGFRWWTRARALELGLQGWARNTADGRVEVVAEGPREACVKLLELLRGCDTPGRVDGVVERWSEPRGSLGGFVER from the coding sequence ATGCAGGAAAACGGGGAGAACGCCCGGTTGACCGCCTGGGTTCGGGGCAGGGTCCAAGGTGTGGGGTTCCGCTGGTGGACCCGTGCCCGGGCACTGGAGCTGGGGCTGCAGGGCTGGGCGCGCAACACGGCCGACGGCCGGGTCGAAGTGGTCGCGGAGGGCCCCCGCGAGGCGTGCGTCAAGCTGCTCGAGCTGCTCAGAGGTTGCGACACGCCGGGGAGAGTGGATGGAGTAGTAGAACGTTGGAGCGAACCTCGAGGTAGTTTGGGTGGTTTTGTGGAACGGTAG
- a CDS encoding LysR family transcriptional regulator, whose translation MEFRELECFVVLSEELHFARTAERLYLSPGRVSQLIGALETRIGGRLFQRTSRRVRLTPLGERFLADLRPAYDGLADAVSRAKAAAREVTGVLRVGFLSTPTEVVTGSVRAFERRYPGCEVELVEIPLSDPFGRLRAGQVDIAFTLLPVDEPDLATGEGLNEVSYQLGVSTRHPLAARAGIAAEELSDVPLISLDGPAPRAWLERMTPSATPSGRPIPRASAVATSQEGLIQVALNRGGMLFCTPTAAHHRRPDVAFVPVTGLRPSVMGLAWVKAAETAAIRAFDEAAVGHALGVESLVA comes from the coding sequence ATGGAGTTCAGGGAGCTGGAGTGCTTCGTGGTGCTCAGCGAGGAGCTGCACTTCGCGCGTACGGCCGAACGCCTCTACCTGTCGCCGGGAAGGGTGAGCCAGCTCATAGGCGCGCTGGAGACCAGGATCGGCGGCAGGCTCTTCCAGCGGACCAGCCGCAGGGTGCGCCTCACACCGCTCGGCGAGCGCTTCCTGGCCGATCTGCGCCCCGCCTACGACGGCCTGGCGGACGCGGTGAGCCGGGCCAAGGCGGCGGCCCGCGAGGTGACCGGCGTGCTGCGGGTCGGGTTCCTGTCCACGCCGACGGAGGTTGTCACGGGCAGTGTGCGGGCCTTCGAGCGCCGTTATCCAGGATGCGAGGTGGAGCTGGTGGAGATCCCGCTCTCGGACCCTTTCGGCAGGTTGCGCGCCGGGCAGGTGGACATCGCGTTCACGCTGCTGCCGGTGGACGAACCCGACCTGGCCACCGGGGAGGGGCTGAACGAGGTCTCGTACCAGCTGGGCGTCTCCACGCGGCATCCGCTCGCCGCTCGCGCGGGCATCGCCGCCGAGGAGCTGTCGGACGTGCCCCTGATCAGCCTGGACGGCCCCGCGCCGCGTGCCTGGCTCGAGCGCATGACACCGTCCGCAACCCCATCCGGACGTCCGATTCCCCGGGCCAGTGCGGTGGCCACCAGTCAGGAGGGTCTGATCCAGGTGGCGCTGAACCGGGGTGGCATGCTGTTCTGCACACCGACGGCGGCCCACCACAGGCGTCCGGACGTGGCCTTCGTGCCCGTCACGGGGCTGCGCCCGTCCGTCATGGGCCTGGCCTGGGTGAAGGCCGCCGAGACCGCCGCGATCAGGGCGTTCGACGAGGCGGCGGTCGGGCACGCACTCGGGGTGGAGTCCCTTGTGGCCTGA
- a CDS encoding MFS transporter has product MTMTGVSPATRARWLAVSAVAVGTFTIVTSEMLPVGLLTSIAATLGVSDGTAGLMMSAPGLIAAVSAPVLAVTTRRLDRRAVLIGLMALLTAANLVCASAPSYPVILAGRVLTGVSIGGFWAFAAGLATRLVPERSVGRATSIILAGVSVASVLGVPAATFISSFAGWRSAFAAMGVVALALIAVLYATLPPLPGETSARTSGTRQGWLSGPLRTVLVMTVLIVSGHFAAYTYVRPFLEQVSHADPALVSTVLLVYGAAGVAGNFAAGAWAARNPKPVLIILATLMALATAALPAIGLPLALLVVWGAGYGGVGVTLQLWIMRAGGDELGTALFVSAFNVSIALGAFAGGRVVDGFSISATMWLGAGLAVLTAAVAGIWGRSRTTGS; this is encoded by the coding sequence ATGACCATGACCGGAGTTTCCCCTGCTACCAGGGCTCGCTGGCTGGCCGTGTCGGCGGTCGCGGTGGGCACCTTCACCATCGTGACCAGCGAGATGCTGCCCGTCGGGCTGCTGACCTCGATCGCCGCCACCCTTGGGGTGTCCGACGGGACGGCCGGGCTGATGATGTCCGCCCCTGGGCTGATCGCCGCCGTCTCGGCCCCCGTGCTGGCGGTGACCACCCGCCGGCTGGACCGGCGGGCCGTCTTGATCGGGCTGATGGCGCTGCTGACGGCGGCGAACCTGGTGTGCGCGTCCGCACCGAGCTATCCCGTCATCCTGGCCGGCCGGGTGCTGACCGGGGTGAGCATCGGCGGGTTCTGGGCCTTCGCGGCCGGTCTGGCGACGCGGCTGGTGCCGGAGCGGTCGGTCGGCAGGGCCACGTCGATCATCCTGGCCGGGGTTTCCGTGGCGTCGGTGCTGGGGGTGCCCGCGGCGACGTTCATCTCGTCGTTCGCGGGCTGGCGCAGCGCGTTCGCCGCGATGGGGGTGGTGGCGCTGGCACTGATCGCGGTCCTGTACGCGACGCTGCCGCCCCTGCCCGGCGAGACCTCCGCCCGGACCTCGGGCACCCGGCAAGGATGGCTCTCGGGGCCGCTCAGGACCGTCCTCGTCATGACCGTCCTGATCGTGTCCGGCCACTTCGCGGCCTACACCTACGTCCGGCCGTTCCTGGAGCAGGTCTCGCACGCCGATCCGGCGCTCGTCAGCACCGTCCTCCTCGTGTACGGCGCCGCGGGCGTGGCCGGCAACTTCGCCGCGGGCGCGTGGGCGGCCAGGAACCCCAAGCCGGTGCTGATCATCCTGGCCACGCTCATGGCGCTGGCCACGGCGGCGCTGCCCGCGATCGGCCTTCCCCTGGCCCTGCTGGTGGTGTGGGGCGCGGGCTACGGGGGCGTCGGGGTGACGCTGCAGCTGTGGATCATGCGTGCGGGCGGCGACGAGCTCGGCACGGCGCTCTTCGTCAGCGCCTTCAACGTCTCCATCGCGCTCGGCGCGTTCGCCGGCGGCAGGGTCGTGGACGGGTTCTCGATCTCGGCCACGATGTGGCTGGGCGCCGGGCTGGCGGTGCTCACCGCGGCCGTCGCTGGCATCTGGGGCAGGAGTAGGACGACCGGTTCATGA
- the mutM gene encoding bifunctional DNA-formamidopyrimidine glycosylase/DNA-(apurinic or apyrimidinic site) lyase gives MPELPEVEVVRRGLAQWVTGREIASAEVLHPRAIRRHVPGADEFTARLKGREVLSAERRGKYLWLRLSGAEEALMAHLGMSGQLLVVDQDSPLEKHLRVRVRFEDGGPDLRFVDQRTFGHVMVTPLVGGVPEPISHIAPDPFEAVFDEAEFARRLRARHTEIKRALLDQSLISGVGNIYADEALWMARLHWARPTHTLTRPKIDELLGAVRTVMASALRAGGTSFDSLYVNVNGESGYFERSLEVYGRRDLPCSRCGTPIRREPFMNRSSYSCPRCQRRPR, from the coding sequence GTGCCTGAGCTGCCAGAGGTCGAGGTCGTCAGGCGCGGCCTCGCGCAATGGGTCACCGGACGCGAGATCGCCTCGGCGGAGGTGCTGCACCCCCGCGCGATCAGGCGGCACGTGCCCGGGGCCGACGAGTTCACGGCCCGGCTGAAGGGCCGGGAGGTGCTGTCCGCCGAGCGCCGTGGCAAATACCTGTGGCTCCGGCTGTCGGGCGCCGAGGAAGCCCTCATGGCCCATCTGGGGATGAGCGGTCAGCTGCTGGTGGTCGACCAGGACTCTCCGCTGGAGAAGCATCTCCGGGTCCGCGTCCGCTTCGAGGACGGCGGCCCCGACCTGCGCTTCGTCGACCAGCGGACGTTCGGCCACGTCATGGTCACGCCCCTGGTCGGCGGCGTGCCGGAGCCGATCTCCCACATCGCTCCCGACCCGTTCGAGGCGGTGTTCGACGAGGCCGAGTTCGCCCGCAGGCTCCGGGCCAGGCACACCGAGATCAAGCGGGCGCTGCTCGACCAGTCGCTGATCAGCGGCGTCGGCAACATCTACGCGGACGAGGCCCTGTGGATGGCCCGGCTCCACTGGGCCAGGCCCACGCACACGCTCACGCGCCCCAAGATCGACGAGCTGCTGGGCGCCGTGCGCACGGTCATGGCGTCCGCGCTGCGGGCCGGCGGCACCTCGTTCGACAGCCTGTACGTGAACGTCAACGGCGAGAGCGGCTACTTCGAGCGCTCCCTGGAGGTGTACGGCCGGCGCGACCTGCCCTGCTCGCGCTGCGGCACCCCGATCAGGCGCGAGCCGTTCATGAACCGGTCGTCCTACTCCTGCCCCAGATGCCAGCGACGGCCGCGGTGA
- the rnc gene encoding ribonuclease III: MAVEVARDELERVLSVGLDPDILERALTHRSYAYENGGLPTNERLEFLGDSVLGLVVTDTLYRNHPDLPEGQLAKLRAAVVNMRALADVARNLGLGRFLRLGRGEEGTGGRDKSSILADTLEALIGAIYVDKGLDEAFRVVHVLFDPLIVRSASLGAGLDWKTSLQELTASEALGVPEYHVEESGPDHAKSFTAMVRVGGESYGSGTGRSKKEAEQQAAEAAWTRIRARREQRESQPAG; this comes from the coding sequence GTGGCCGTGGAGGTCGCCAGAGACGAGCTTGAGCGGGTCCTGTCGGTCGGGCTCGACCCCGACATCCTGGAGCGGGCGCTGACCCACCGCTCCTACGCGTACGAGAACGGCGGCCTGCCCACCAACGAGCGCCTGGAGTTCCTGGGCGACTCGGTGCTGGGCCTGGTGGTCACCGACACCCTCTACCGCAACCACCCTGACCTGCCCGAGGGCCAGCTGGCGAAGCTGCGTGCCGCGGTGGTCAACATGCGGGCGCTGGCCGACGTGGCCAGAAACCTGGGCCTGGGCCGGTTCCTGCGGCTCGGCAGGGGCGAGGAGGGCACCGGCGGCCGCGACAAGTCGTCCATCCTGGCCGACACCCTCGAGGCGCTGATCGGCGCGATCTACGTCGACAAGGGGCTCGACGAGGCGTTCCGGGTGGTGCACGTGCTGTTCGACCCGCTGATCGTCCGCTCGGCCTCGCTCGGGGCCGGGCTCGACTGGAAGACCTCGCTGCAGGAGCTGACCGCCTCCGAGGCGCTCGGCGTGCCCGAATACCACGTCGAGGAGAGCGGCCCCGACCACGCCAAGTCGTTCACGGCCATGGTGCGGGTCGGCGGCGAGTCGTACGGGTCGGGCACCGGGCGCAGCAAGAAGGAGGCCGAGCAGCAGGCGGCCGAGGCGGCCTGGACCCGCATCAGGGCCAGGCGCGAGCAGCGCGAGAGCCAGCCCGCCGGCTGA
- the rpmF gene encoding 50S ribosomal protein L32 gives MAVPKRKMSRSNTRHRRSQWKTTAVALVSCPQCRSPKQPHIACPTCGTYNRRQVIEPSA, from the coding sequence GTGGCCGTCCCGAAGCGAAAGATGTCGCGGAGTAACACCCGCCACCGTCGCTCCCAGTGGAAGACGACTGCTGTCGCCCTGGTGAGCTGCCCGCAGTGCCGTTCGCCCAAGCAGCCGCACATCGCGTGCCCCACCTGCGGCACCTACAACCGCCGTCAGGTCATCGAGCCGTCCGCCTGA
- a CDS encoding YceD family protein, translated as MPSESRMTQHLDPRSPWVISTHDLGKRPGTMRQMTLTLPAPADLGVDMIGVPKDAEVELDLRLEAVMEGVLVSGTAQAPLAGECARCLDPVSSEIEVDLQELFFYSDEDASEEDSLLDGELLDLEPTFRDAVVLALPLSPVCREECEGLCTECGIKLAEAGEDHRHEKIDARWASLQGLVTDKDNDQEK; from the coding sequence ATGCCTAGCGAGAGCAGGATGACTCAGCACCTCGACCCCCGCTCCCCGTGGGTGATCTCTACTCATGACCTGGGAAAGCGGCCGGGCACGATGCGGCAGATGACTCTGACCCTCCCGGCACCGGCGGATCTCGGCGTCGACATGATCGGTGTCCCCAAGGACGCCGAAGTCGAGCTGGACCTCCGGCTCGAAGCAGTGATGGAAGGCGTGCTCGTGTCAGGCACGGCGCAGGCCCCGCTCGCCGGGGAGTGCGCGCGCTGCCTCGACCCGGTCTCCTCGGAGATCGAGGTGGACCTACAGGAGCTGTTCTTCTACTCCGACGAGGACGCCTCGGAGGAGGACTCACTGCTCGACGGTGAGCTGCTCGACCTCGAGCCGACGTTCCGTGACGCGGTGGTGCTGGCACTGCCGCTGAGCCCTGTGTGCCGTGAGGAGTGCGAGGGGCTCTGCACGGAGTGCGGGATCAAGCTGGCCGAGGCCGGCGAGGATCACCGGCACGAGAAGATCGATGCCCGTTGGGCGTCGTTGCAAGGTCTGGTTACCGACAAAGATAACGATCAGGAGAAGTGA
- the coaD gene encoding pantetheine-phosphate adenylyltransferase codes for MRRVVCPGSFDPITNGHLDIIGRSARLYDEVTVAVLINVEKSSLFTVDERIDVLQAVTKDYPNVKVRKFHGLLVDFCKQNDIPAIVKGIRVVSDFDYELQMAQLNYRLSGVETLFMPTNPEYSFLSSSRVKEIARYGGDVSGLVPDLVHKLLIERLRG; via the coding sequence TTGCGCCGCGTAGTCTGCCCGGGGTCGTTCGACCCCATCACCAATGGCCACCTCGACATCATCGGCCGCTCCGCCCGCCTGTATGACGAGGTGACCGTGGCAGTCCTCATCAACGTCGAGAAAAGCAGTCTGTTCACGGTGGACGAGCGAATCGACGTCCTGCAGGCCGTGACCAAGGACTATCCGAACGTCAAGGTGCGGAAATTCCATGGACTGCTGGTCGATTTCTGCAAGCAGAACGACATCCCCGCCATCGTCAAGGGCATCAGGGTGGTCAGCGACTTCGACTACGAGCTGCAGATGGCGCAGCTCAACTACCGCCTGTCAGGGGTCGAGACGCTTTTCATGCCCACCAATCCCGAATACTCGTTCCTGTCCTCCAGCAGGGTGAAGGAGATCGCCAGATATGGTGGGGACGTGTCGGGCCTCGTACCCGATCTTGTGCACAAGCTGCTCATCGAGCGGCTCAGGGGCTGA
- the rsmD gene encoding 16S rRNA (guanine(966)-N(2))-methyltransferase RsmD, protein MTRIIAGSAGGRRLAVPPGRGTRPTSDRAREGIFLTLDSLYGLDGVRLIDLYAGSGAIGLEALSRGAKEAVLVESDPRAVRTIKANVQALGLEGAKVIADKVERLLGKAPDEPYNIVFADPPYATSDAEVQRVLELLRDNGWLSDEALVAFERESRGKALMWPEGYVEERVRRYGEASVWYGRAAGNP, encoded by the coding sequence ATGACGCGGATCATCGCAGGCAGCGCGGGTGGCAGGAGGCTGGCGGTCCCGCCGGGGCGTGGCACGAGGCCGACCAGCGACAGGGCGAGAGAAGGGATCTTCTTGACGCTCGACTCGCTGTACGGGCTCGACGGCGTCCGCCTGATCGACCTGTACGCCGGATCCGGGGCGATCGGCCTGGAGGCTCTGTCGAGGGGGGCGAAGGAGGCCGTGCTGGTCGAGTCCGACCCCAGGGCCGTGCGGACCATCAAGGCGAACGTCCAGGCGCTCGGCCTCGAAGGCGCCAAGGTGATCGCGGACAAGGTCGAGCGGCTGCTCGGGAAGGCTCCTGACGAGCCGTACAACATCGTTTTCGCCGATCCGCCCTATGCCACGTCCGACGCCGAAGTGCAGCGCGTCCTGGAGCTGCTGCGGGACAACGGGTGGCTCTCGGATGAGGCGTTGGTGGCATTCGAGCGGGAAAGCAGGGGAAAGGCCTTGATGTGGCCAGAAGGCTACGTTGAGGAGAGGGTCCGTCGTTATGGCGAAGCATCCGTTTGGTACGGTCGCGCCGCCGGGAACCCGTAG